In a single window of the Antedon mediterranea chromosome 1, ecAntMedi1.1, whole genome shotgun sequence genome:
- the LOC140055104 gene encoding allene oxide synthase-lipoxygenase protein-like, which yields MGNRGSKQGDYQVLVKTADRNGAGTDANIYIALINTNGKRSKDYKLDIRFHDDFEQGNQDMYPISLKDFGVIDKIELWRDRRIGIGNNNWCVEWIIVRDNVRDEVYEFPINRWITAGLKRRWSRYDSKLPQNDSEHAQRKKELEEKRQVYEFEQKIDGIPVQAVVLPKDEAFTPNYMKFIITTKLKMKMHTELIMMSTKKFKTLEDMEDVYRYSFHRPEGVDGWDNDLKFGNLVMNGCNPNVIQLCTEIPNNFGVTAQMVESFLEGKTLDECLQNKRIFIVNHKVLEGVQNVTVPIGLFYANVNNDLIPIAIQLYQEKGPENPVFLPSDPKYTWVLAKMWFNLGDASYHEACTHLAFTHFILESISVAVNRHLSPSHPLYRLVAPHLHFVMAINHRGLGKLLAKGGAFDVLFSMGLKGTFALIANAFKTWSFTNNGILPANLKHRRLDDPEVLTKYYYREDGLKVWDAIRNYVDTIVKEYYTTDDDIGYDFELQGFRATLVRSIENGGCGFQDVPGVEDGITTTDQIVDIFTMIIFTASGGHASTNFGQYDQYGFPPNYPALLRGKPPNSKEKEYTEQDVMAALPTKDTMLSSMTLSKLLSTKNTESLGEYETQFLYDQTSVNALRTFKRTLNEIGKEINVKNRVRTYPYVRFHPDNIPNDISI from the exons atggGGAATCGAGGGTCGAAACAGGGTGACTACCAAGTTCTTGTGAAAACAGCCGACAGAAATGGAGCGGGTACGGACGCTAACATATATATCGCCTTAATCAACACAAACGGAAAACGATCAAAAGACTATAAGCTGGACATACGATTTCATGATGATTTCGAACAGGGAAATCAGGATATGTATCCAATATCGTTGAAGGACTTTGGTGTAATCGATAAAATTGAACTGTGGCGAGATCGTCGAATTGGTATTGGTAACAATAACTGGTGTGTAGAGTGGATTATCGTCCGAGACAATGTAAGAGATGAGGTGTATGAATTCCCAATCAACAGGTGGATAACAGCAGGCCTAAAGAGGAG ATGGTCAAGATATGATTCCAAGCTTCCACAGAACGATAGTGAGCATGCGCAACGAAAGAAAGAACTCGAAGAAAAACGTCAGGTGTACGAATTTGAACAAAAGATAGACGGGATACCTGTACAG GCGGTGGTTCTACCAAAAGACGAAGCTTTTACACCAAATTACATG AAATTTATTATAACAACAAAGTTAAAGATGAAGATGCATACAGAACTTATTATGATGTCAACCAAGAAGTTTAAAACATTAGAAGACATGGAAGACGTGTACAGATACAGTTTCCATAGACCAGAG GGCGTTGATGGATGGGACAACGATTTAAAATTTGGAAATTTAGTGATGAATGGTTGTAATCCGAATGTTATTCAACTATGCACAGAAATTCCCAACAA CTTTGGGGTCACAGCTCAAATGGTAGAGTCATTTTTAGAGGGAAAGACATTAGATGAATGTTTGCAGAATAAGCGGATTTTCATTGTGAATCACAAAGTATTAGAAGGTGTACAAAAC GTAACTGTACCAATTGGTCTTTTCTATGCAAATGTTAACAATGATCTGATTCCAATCGCTATTCAGCTTTATCAAGAAAAAGGACCGGAAAATCCA GTATTCCTACCCAGTGATCCTAAGTATACATGGGTTCTGGCGAAGATGTGGTTTAACCTAGGAGATGCATCCTACCACGAGGCATGTACGCATTTAGCGTTTACGCATTTCATCCTGGAATCCATCAGTGTAGCCGTGAATCGTCATCTTTCACCGTCTCATCCTCTCTATCGATTGGTTGCGCCACATCTTCATTTTGTCATGGCTATAAATCA TCGTGGCTTAGGAAAACTTTTGGCCAAAGGCGGTGCATTTGATGTACTTTTTTCAATGGGCCTAAAAGGAACGTTCGCATTAATTGCGAATGCATTCAAAACTTGGTCATTCACAAACAATGGTATTCTACCTGCTAATTTAAAACATAGAAGACTTGATGATCCCGAAGTGCTAACAAAGTATTACTACCGCGAAGACGGCCTCAAGGTATGGGACGCCATCAGAAACTACGTCGATACGATCGTTAAAGAATACTACA CTACTGATGATGACATAGGTTATGATTTTGAACTTCAGGGATTCCGAGCTACATTGGTTAGATCCATCGAGAATGGAGGCTGCGGTTTTCAG GATGTACCTGGCGTTGAAGATGGTATTACTACAACAGATCAGATCGTAGATATATTCACTATGATAATCTTCACGGCTAGCGGTGGTCACGCATCTACCAACTTTGGCCAGTACGACCAATATGGCTTCCCACCAAACTACCCAGCATTATTACGAGGAAAGCCACCGAATTCAAAAGAG aAAGAATATACAGAACAGGATGTGATGGCCGCTCTTCCAACTAAAGACACAATGTTGAGTTCCATGACCTTGTCGAAACTTTTGAGTACTAAAAACACTGAAAGTTTAGGCGAATATGAAACGCAGTTTCTGTATGACCAGACTAGCGTCAATGCGCTAAGGAC ttttaagCGGACACTTAATGAGATCGGGAAAGAGATCAACGTGAAAAACCGTGTGAGGACATATCCCTATGTTCGCTTTCACCCAGATAACATTCCTAATGACATAAGCATTTAA
- the LOC140055267 gene encoding tRNA N6-adenosine threonylcarbamoyltransferase, mitochondrial-like — translation MLEMRSIIYKNPSKFFSNFVKQRFVLGIETSCDETGAAVVTDSGDVIGEGLRSQKNIHVKNGGVIPPLAQALHRECIHSVVQDALDQSRLDIQDMTAIATTTMPGLALSLMVGLEYTKQIIARTNLPFIPVHHMQAHALTVRMIQRVEFPFLVLLVSGGHCLLTVARGVDDFLILGQCLDNAPGEVFDKVARKLRLQHHPECQGLSGGQAMEKLATGGSIRLLMGKGTQLPRSRSCDFSFSGTRTVADELIRRQETNQEITNHDDSFLENLPDICASVQHKITHHLCTRVVRAFQYCNDKRLIPDNNQTLVVSGGVASNSYIRTALEKTCSVLGYNLICPPPKLCTDNGIMIAWAGIEKLKLGIGISDNPQSVRFEPRYPIGQDIRSSVAEANIKVKAVKFW, via the exons ATGCTTGAGATGAgatcaattatttataaaaatccTTCAAAATTCTTTAGTAATTTTGTAAAACAGAGGTTTGTTTTGGGAATTGAAACCAGTTGTGATGAAACTGGAGCAGCAGTTGTAACAGACAGCGGTGATGTCATCGGTGAGGGCCTACGCTCTCAGAAGAACATACATGTCAA GAATGGAGGTGTAATACCACCGCTTGCTCAAGCCTTGCACAGGGAATGTATACATAGCGTGGTACAAGATGCCTTAGATCAAAGTAGATTAGACATCCAG gataTGACTGCCATTGCGACCACAACGATGCCTGGTCTTGCCCTAAGCCTGATGGTAGGCCTTGAGTACACAAAGCAAATAATTGCAAGGACAAACTTACCATTTATTCCTGTTCATCATATGCAAGCTCATGCACTAACAGTCAGAATGATCCAACG GGTTGAATTTCCATTCCTTGTACTTCTAGTTTCTGGAGGTCACTGCTTGTTGACCGTGGCCAGAGGAGTAGATGATTTCTTGATATTAGGTCAATGTCTTGACAATGCACCAGGAGAAGTTTTTGATAAG GTTGCAAGAAAACTGAGACTGCAGCACCATCCAGAGTGTCAAGGTCTAAGTGGTGGACAGGCTATGGAAAAGCTAGCTACTGGGGGAAGTATACGTCTGCTGATGGGCAAGGGAACACAGCTACCTAGGTCTAGAAGCTGCGATTTTAGTTTCTCTGGCACAAGGACTGTGGCAGATGAGCTAATAAGACGTCAAGAAACGAATCAAg aaataacAAATCATGACGACAGCTTCTTAGAAAATCTGCCCGATATTTGTGCATCTGTTCAACACAAGATCACGCACCACCTTTGCACGCGTGTTGTACGTGCGTTTCAATATTGCAATGACAAAAGGCTTATTCCAGACAACAATCAAACTTTA GTTGTGTCTGGAGGTGTTGCTAGCAATTCATACATCCGTACTGCTCTTGAAAAAACATGTAGCGTTCTAGGATATAATTTAATTTGCCCGCCACCTAAACTGTGTACAGATAATGGCATTATGATAGCCTGGGCAGGAATTGAAAAACTCAAGCTCGGAATAGGAATTTCGGACAATCCACAGAGCGTTAGATTCGAGCCAAG GTATCCAATTGGTCAAGACATACGTAGTAGTGTTGCAGAGGCAAATATCAAAGTAAAGGCTGTCAAATTTTGGTAG
- the LOC140055121 gene encoding uncharacterized protein, translated as MKYKCEHCGDKFEFSDLKVHLGIHHTPSWTKEELKDESYNDINLNCQSQDTLTSDRDTLGQAILGVLGLGRGPDLGQDIVSSSGLYEDNFKFEDRELGLGLEKEETTCECKNCGKTFKRSWDLKRHLTLSVCREESTTKCGHRLRPRPSGGAKFKHIEELKAHWSRITHTVSEETSYECEHCGKKFKQNDNLNKHLRLHTKKTPYECEQCGKKFKQSGSLKIHLRIHTGETLFECKPCGKKFKQSGNLKRHLRIHTGETPYECEHCGKKFKESKIFERHLIMHTRETRPYDYECEHCRKKFNQISNLQTHLKIHTGETPYMCEHCGKKFRRKDNLNRHLRIHTGETPYECEHCKKKFNQISNLQAHLRIHTGEKPYECEHCGNKFKHNGELKSHLKTHTNETPYECEHCGKEFKQSRILKRHLKIHIARDFKTFDCQYCGKKFRWNGNLKSHLKIHTGETPFECEHCGKKFKENGGLKSHLKTHTNETPYECEHCGKKFKQSGSFKIHLRIHTGETPYECENCGKKFKHSGSFKIHLRIHTGETPYECEHCGKKFKQSGDLKKHLRIHTGETPYECEHCGDKFKQNGELKSHLKTHTHETPYECENCGKKFKQSRVLKRHLKIHRDLPYECEYCGKKFYCNGNLKKHLRTHTRETPYECEHCGKKFKHSGSFKIHLRIHTGETPYECEHCGKKFKQSGDLKKHLRIHTGETPYECEHCKKKFNQISNLQAHLRIHKGEKPFECEHCGDKFKQNGELKSHLKTHTHETPYECENCGKKFKQSRVLKRHLKIHRDLPYECEYCGKKFYCNGNLKKHLRTHTRETPYECEHCGKKFNQSGNLKRHLRIHTGETD; from the coding sequence atgaaatataaatgtgaacactgtggagATAAATTTGAGTTCAGTGATTTGAAGGTGCATTTAGGAATACATCATACACCATCATGGACGAAAGAAGAGTTGAAAGACGAAAGCTATAATGATATTAATCTAAATTGCCAAAGTCAAGATACACTGACATCCGATCGCGATACACTAGGCCAAGCCATACTCGGAGTACTTGGCCTAGGCCGAGGGCCTGATCTAGGCCAAGACATAGTCTCGTCCTCGGGCCTATACGAAGATAATTTTAAGTTTGAAGACCGCGAATTAGGCCTAGGGTTAGAGAAAGAAGAAACAACATGCGAATGTAAAAATTGTGGAAAGACATTTAAACGCAGTTGGgatttgaaaagacatttgacTCTGAGCGTGTGCAGAGAGGAATCTACAACTAAATGTGGAcataggcttaggcctaggcctagtggtgGTGCGAAATTTAAACATATTGAAGAGTTGAAAGCACACTGGAGCAGAATAACACACACTGTCTCAGAAGAGAcatcatatgaatgtgaacattgtgggaagaaatttaaacagaatgacaatttgaacaaacatttaagattacacacaaaaaagacaccatatgaatgtgaacaatgtgggaagaaatttaaacaaagtgggagtttgaaaattcatttgagaatacatacaggAGAGACGCTATTTGAATGTAAAccttgtggaaagaaatttaaacaaagtgggaatttgaaaagacatttgagaatacatacaggagagacaccatatgaatgtgaacattgtgggaagaaattcaaagaaagtaaaatatttgaaagacattTGATAATGCACACAAGAGAGACACGGCCATATgattatgaatgtgaacattgtaggaagaaatttaaccagattAGTAATTTACAAacacatttgaaaatacacacaggTGAGACACCATATAtgtgtgaacattgtggaaaaaaATTCAGACGCAAGGACAATTTGAAtcgacatttgagaatacacacaggggagacaccatatgaatgtgaacattgtaaaaagaaatttaaccagattAGTAATTTACAAGCACATTTAAGAATACatacaggagagaaaccatatgaatgtgaacattgtggaaataaatttaaacacaatgggGAGTTAAAGTCACATCTGAAAACACACACAAacgagacaccatatgaatgtgaacattgtggaaaagAATTTAAACAAAGTAGAATTTTGAAAAggcatttgaaaatacacataGCCAGAgattttaaaacatttgattGTCAATactgtgggaagaaatttagatGGAATGGGAATTtgaaatcacatttgaaaatacacacaggagagacaccatttgaatgtgaacattgtggtaagaaatttaaagaaaatggaGGGTTAAAATCACATCTGAAAACACACACAAacgagacaccatatgaatgtgaacattgtggtaagaaatttaaacaaagtgggagttttaaaatacatttaagaatacacacaggagagacaccatatgaatgtgaaaattgtggaaaaaaatttaaacatagtggaagttttaaaatacatttaagaatacacacaggagagacaccatatgaatgtgaacattgtggtaagaaatttaaacaaagtggagatttgaaaaaacatttaagaatacacacaggagagacaccatatgaatgtgaacattgtggagataaatttaaacaaaatggagaGTTGAAGTCCCATCtgaaaacacacacacacgagacaccatatgaatgtgaaaattgtggaaagaaatttaaacaaagtagagttttgaaaagacatttgaaaatacacCGAGATttaccatatgaatgtgaatattgtgggaaaaaattttattgtaatgggaatttgaaaaaacatttgagaacacacacaagagagacaccatatgaatgtgaacattgtggaaagaaatttaaacatagtggaagttttaaaatacatttaagaatacacacaggagagacaccatatgaatgtgaacattgtggtaagaaatttaaacaaagtggggatttgaaaaaacatttaagaatacacacaggagagacaccatatgaatgtgaacattgtaaaaagaaatttaaccagattAGTAATTTACAAGCACATTTAAGAATACATAAAGGAGAgaaaccatttgaatgtgaacattgtggagataaatttaaacaaaatggagaGTTGAAGTCACATCtgaaaacacacacacacgagacaccatatgaatgtgaaaattgtggaaagaaatttaaacaaagtagagttttgaaaagacatttgaaaatacacCGAGATttaccatatgaatgtgaatattgtgggaagaaattttattgtaatgggaatttgaaaaaacatttgagaacacacacaagagagacaccatatgaatgtgaacattgtggtaagaaatttaatcaaagtgggaatttgaaaagacatttgagaatacacacaggagagacagaTTGA